One region of Microbacterium rhizosphaerae genomic DNA includes:
- a CDS encoding LLM class flavin-dependent oxidoreductase translates to MTRIGAIFVPHWYPPEDLPVAARAAEAAGLGELWLWEDCFVHSAYAAASVALASTQNLRVGVGISPMPMRNVATSAMEIATVARLFPGRILPGMGHGVQSWMGQIGARVASPLTLMREYLPALRSLLAGETVSVSGRYVSLDDVTLGWPPADPPVVYAAAEGPKTLALAGELAQGVVLDSRHTPAEIATAVAAVRAGRERAHDGAIDIVARDGAIDIVAYVQTAFGADAASRARAVFGEEPAADVDQRFLAGDPEDVAHGARAFFDAGVDAVILLPTRDADLAHFYGSAGEVARLIEG, encoded by the coding sequence ATGACTCGCATCGGCGCCATCTTCGTTCCGCACTGGTATCCGCCCGAGGACCTCCCGGTCGCGGCTCGCGCCGCCGAGGCGGCGGGACTCGGCGAGCTGTGGCTGTGGGAGGACTGCTTCGTCCACTCGGCGTATGCCGCGGCATCCGTCGCCCTCGCCTCGACCCAGAATCTGCGCGTGGGAGTCGGGATCTCTCCCATGCCGATGCGCAACGTCGCGACGAGCGCGATGGAGATCGCGACGGTCGCGCGGCTGTTCCCCGGGCGGATCCTGCCCGGCATGGGACACGGCGTCCAGTCCTGGATGGGGCAGATCGGCGCCCGCGTCGCATCGCCGCTGACGCTCATGCGCGAGTACCTCCCGGCACTGCGGAGCCTGCTGGCGGGCGAGACCGTGAGCGTCTCCGGCCGGTACGTGTCCCTCGACGACGTGACGCTCGGCTGGCCGCCCGCCGACCCGCCGGTCGTCTATGCGGCGGCGGAGGGTCCGAAGACGCTGGCGCTCGCCGGGGAGCTCGCGCAGGGAGTCGTGCTCGACAGCCGGCACACGCCCGCCGAGATCGCGACGGCGGTCGCGGCCGTACGTGCGGGCCGGGAGAGAGCGCACGACGGCGCAATAGACATCGTCGCCCGCGACGGCGCAATAGACATCGTCGCGTACGTGCAGACCGCCTTCGGTGCGGACGCCGCATCCCGGGCGCGGGCGGTCTTCGGCGAGGAGCCTGCGGCGGATGTCGACCAGCGCTTCCTCGCCGGCGACCCCGAGGATGTCGCGCACGGCGCGCGGGCCTTCTTCGACGCCGGGGTGGATGCCGTCATCCTGCTGCCCACCCGCGACGCCGACCTCGCCCACTTCTACGGCTCTGCCGGGGAGGTCGCCCGGCTCATCGAGGGGTGA
- a CDS encoding sugar ABC transporter permease — MTGSTDVDDDRMLSAGAIRRGAGLLVARVRGGDFGSLPVIVGLLIIWTIFQSLNPVFLSSKNLVNLTMQCAAVGTIALGVVLVLLVGEIDLSVGSVSGLAAAILAVTLVELRWNLVFAIAAGLVAGLLVGLLYGFLYTKFGLPSFVITLAGLLGFLGLQLRVLGDTGSINLPYDSWIVQFAQQMFLPPWASYVAVAITAASYGWFLLRRSRRRLAANLDSQSLLEIGVRTGGLLVFLALVAWYLNLSRGVGVMFLFFLVLVVAMNIALTRTRWGRSVYAVGGSEEAARRAGIRVRRIYYSVFALCSMFAALGGILAAAWLGAANQSSGGGDTNLNAIAAAVIGGTSLFGGRGSAYSALLGIIVIQSVSSGLTLLNLDASVRFMVTGVVLALAVIVDALSRKTRAATGRA, encoded by the coding sequence ATGACCGGCTCCACGGATGTCGACGACGATCGGATGCTGAGCGCCGGCGCCATCCGCCGCGGTGCGGGGCTGCTGGTCGCCCGCGTGCGGGGCGGTGACTTCGGATCGCTGCCGGTCATCGTCGGCCTGTTGATCATCTGGACGATCTTCCAGTCCTTGAACCCGGTCTTCCTCTCGAGCAAGAACCTCGTGAACCTCACGATGCAGTGCGCCGCCGTGGGCACCATCGCACTTGGCGTCGTGCTCGTCTTGCTCGTCGGCGAGATCGACCTTTCGGTCGGGTCGGTCTCCGGCCTCGCGGCCGCGATCCTCGCCGTGACGCTCGTCGAGCTGCGGTGGAACCTCGTCTTCGCCATCGCGGCGGGGCTCGTCGCGGGGCTTCTCGTCGGCCTGCTGTACGGCTTCCTCTACACGAAGTTCGGCCTGCCGAGCTTCGTCATCACGCTCGCGGGGCTCCTCGGCTTCCTCGGACTGCAGCTGCGCGTGCTGGGCGACACCGGCTCGATCAACCTGCCGTACGACTCGTGGATCGTGCAGTTCGCGCAGCAGATGTTCCTGCCGCCGTGGGCCTCCTACGTCGCCGTGGCGATCACCGCGGCGTCGTACGGCTGGTTCCTGCTGCGCCGATCCCGGCGCAGGCTGGCGGCGAACCTCGATAGCCAGAGCCTCCTCGAGATCGGCGTGCGGACGGGCGGCTTGCTCGTGTTCCTCGCGCTCGTCGCGTGGTACCTGAACCTGTCGCGCGGGGTCGGCGTGATGTTCCTGTTCTTCCTGGTGCTCGTGGTCGCCATGAACATCGCACTGACGCGCACCCGCTGGGGACGATCGGTGTATGCCGTGGGCGGCTCCGAGGAGGCGGCTCGGCGGGCCGGCATCCGCGTCCGCCGGATCTACTACTCGGTGTTCGCCCTGTGCTCGATGTTCGCCGCGCTCGGCGGCATCCTCGCGGCCGCCTGGCTGGGCGCCGCCAACCAGAGCTCCGGCGGCGGCGACACCAACCTCAACGCCATCGCCGCGGCGGTCATCGGCGGGACGAGCCTGTTCGGCGGCCGGGGCTCCGCCTATTCGGCCCTGCTCGGGATCATCGTCATCCAATCGGTGTCCTCGGGCCTGACCCTGCTGAATCTCGACGCCTCCGTCCGGTTCATGGTCACCGGCGTCGTGCTCGCGCTGGCCGTCATCGTGGATGCGCTCTCACGCAAGACCCGCGCGGCGACCGGCCGCGCCTGA
- a CDS encoding LLM class flavin-dependent oxidoreductase — protein sequence MTDARVSIGVAGVLGPDAIGRIARAVEAAGFHALWVNDTPGGDALAALAAAAKVTERLVLATGVIAVDRRPVASLTGPIASLPQERLVLGIGSGQARAGALALVTDAAVRLREQTAARVLVGALGPRMREVAVTAGQGPLLSWLTPDIAAAQAAEAHGVSADAHVALYVRTAVDAAAGPKLQTEVDRYASYPNYRANFDRLGIAAAGTVLDADTFGTGVAEYRAAVDEVVLRAIVAGDDVEDYVSFVQAAARLAE from the coding sequence ATGACGGATGCACGAGTCTCCATCGGTGTGGCGGGTGTTCTGGGTCCCGACGCCATCGGTCGCATCGCCCGGGCGGTGGAGGCCGCGGGCTTCCATGCCCTCTGGGTGAACGACACGCCCGGGGGCGATGCCCTCGCCGCCCTGGCCGCGGCCGCGAAGGTCACCGAGCGCCTCGTGCTCGCGACCGGCGTCATCGCGGTCGACCGGCGGCCGGTCGCGTCGCTCACCGGGCCGATCGCGTCGCTGCCGCAGGAGCGGCTCGTCCTCGGGATCGGCTCCGGACAGGCGCGCGCCGGGGCTCTGGCTCTCGTGACGGACGCCGCGGTCCGGCTGCGCGAGCAGACCGCGGCGCGCGTGCTCGTCGGGGCACTGGGCCCCAGGATGCGCGAGGTCGCGGTGACCGCGGGGCAGGGACCGCTCCTCAGCTGGCTCACCCCGGACATCGCGGCCGCGCAGGCGGCAGAGGCGCACGGCGTCTCGGCGGACGCCCACGTCGCCCTCTACGTGCGGACGGCTGTGGATGCGGCGGCCGGCCCGAAGCTGCAGACCGAGGTCGACCGCTACGCCTCCTACCCGAACTATCGGGCGAACTTCGACCGCCTCGGCATCGCGGCGGCGGGCACGGTGCTCGATGCGGACACTTTCGGCACCGGCGTCGCGGAGTACCGCGCGGCGGTCGACGAGGTCGTGCTGCGGGCGATCGTCGCGGGGGACGACGTCGAGGACTACGTGTCCTTCGTGCAGGCCGCGGCGCGCCTGGCAGAGTGA
- a CDS encoding ATP-dependent DNA ligase: protein MLLAEVVATVSVVGATRSRLAKSDALAGLLRELQPDEIPIAIGLLTANPRQGRVGVGWRGVFSLDAEHANTPTLTLSDVDEAFDALAAHGGPGSAAERSATLRDLAERATPQEWDFLSRVILGELRTGALEGVLLEAIARAADRPADAVRRAAMLSGDLGETAVVALTASAQALEAIGLVVGRPVLPMLAGTASSVAAAIAEAGESSVEYKLDGARIQVHRDGADVHVFTRSLADITHRVPEIVEAARALPVDRAILDGETLSLDEDGGPRPFQDTMARFGSETAAAIALRPWFFDILHLDGRDLIDEPLSVRRALLSAIAGESVMPGIVTDDPERAEEFSREALAAGHEGVMVKGVGAPYAAGRRGKSWLKVKPVLTYDLVVLAVEWGSGRRTGQLSNLHLGARDPEGEFGEPGGFVMVGKTFKGLTDATLRWQTEHFPTIETHRSAYAVHVRPITVVEIAIDGVQRSSRYPGGVALRFARVKGYRSDKRPDEADTIQSLRALLRG, encoded by the coding sequence ATGCTGCTGGCAGAGGTGGTCGCGACCGTCTCCGTCGTGGGTGCCACGCGGTCGCGACTGGCCAAATCCGACGCGCTCGCGGGGCTGCTGCGCGAGCTGCAGCCGGACGAGATCCCCATCGCGATCGGACTGCTCACCGCGAATCCCCGGCAGGGCCGCGTCGGCGTGGGGTGGCGCGGGGTGTTCTCGCTGGACGCCGAGCACGCGAACACGCCGACCCTGACGCTGTCCGACGTCGACGAGGCCTTCGACGCGCTGGCCGCGCATGGCGGGCCCGGGTCCGCCGCCGAGCGGTCGGCCACGCTGCGCGATCTGGCCGAGCGGGCGACGCCGCAGGAGTGGGACTTCCTCTCCCGGGTCATCCTCGGCGAGCTGCGCACCGGAGCGCTCGAGGGCGTCCTGCTCGAGGCGATCGCGCGCGCCGCGGACCGCCCGGCGGATGCCGTTCGCCGGGCGGCGATGCTCTCCGGCGATCTCGGCGAGACGGCCGTCGTCGCCCTGACCGCATCGGCGCAGGCGCTGGAGGCCATCGGACTCGTGGTCGGGCGGCCCGTGCTCCCGATGCTCGCGGGGACCGCGTCATCCGTCGCCGCAGCGATCGCCGAGGCGGGCGAGAGCTCGGTCGAGTACAAGCTCGACGGCGCCCGCATCCAGGTGCACCGCGACGGCGCCGACGTGCACGTCTTCACACGAAGTCTCGCCGACATCACGCACCGCGTGCCGGAGATCGTCGAGGCGGCTCGCGCTCTCCCCGTCGACAGGGCGATCCTCGACGGCGAGACGCTGTCGCTCGACGAGGACGGCGGCCCCCGGCCGTTCCAGGACACCATGGCGCGGTTCGGCTCCGAGACCGCGGCTGCCATCGCGTTGCGACCGTGGTTCTTCGACATCCTGCATCTCGACGGCCGCGACCTCATCGACGAGCCGCTGTCGGTGCGCCGCGCGCTGCTGTCCGCCATCGCGGGGGAGTCGGTCATGCCCGGCATCGTGACCGACGACCCCGAGCGCGCCGAGGAGTTCTCCCGCGAGGCGCTCGCGGCGGGCCACGAGGGCGTCATGGTCAAGGGCGTCGGCGCGCCGTACGCCGCCGGGCGTCGTGGCAAGAGCTGGCTCAAGGTCAAGCCCGTCCTCACCTACGACCTCGTCGTCCTGGCCGTGGAGTGGGGCTCGGGTCGGCGCACCGGCCAACTGTCGAATCTGCACCTCGGGGCACGCGATCCCGAGGGCGAGTTCGGCGAGCCGGGCGGGTTCGTCATGGTCGGCAAGACCTTCAAGGGACTGACGGATGCGACGCTGCGGTGGCAGACCGAGCACTTCCCGACGATCGAGACGCACCGCTCCGCGTACGCGGTGCACGTGCGCCCGATCACCGTGGTCGAGATCGCGATCGACGGCGTGCAGCGGTCATCCCGCTACCCGGGCGGTGTCGCGCTGCGCTTCGCCCGCGTGAAGGGCTATCGATCCGACAAGCGCCCCGACGAGGCCGACACCATCCAGAGCCTGCGGGCGCTGCTGCGCGGCTGA
- a CDS encoding ATP-binding cassette domain-containing protein, with product MAEPIIQLRGVKKSFGPVSVLKGVDLVVRPGKVTALVGDNGAGKSTLIKGLAGVQPYDEGEILIDGTHQPLHSPREAQGLGIEVVYQDLALCDNLDIVQNMFLGREETSTGTFDEGRMERDASDALRSLSVRTVKSVRQKVSSLSGGQRQTVAIARAVLKKARVVILDEPTAALGIAQTAQVLDLVKRLAGQGVAVIIISHNLADVFEVADDIAVLYLGQMVAQVDADKTSRDDVVGYITGTKTMTGAPVIDTTAIATGGAQ from the coding sequence ATGGCAGAACCGATCATCCAACTGCGCGGCGTGAAGAAGTCGTTCGGACCGGTCAGCGTCCTCAAGGGCGTAGACCTCGTCGTCCGTCCGGGCAAGGTCACGGCGCTCGTCGGCGACAACGGCGCCGGCAAGTCCACTCTCATCAAGGGTCTGGCAGGCGTCCAGCCGTACGACGAGGGTGAGATCCTCATCGACGGCACGCATCAGCCGCTGCACTCCCCGCGCGAAGCGCAGGGCCTCGGAATCGAGGTCGTGTACCAGGACCTCGCCTTGTGCGACAACCTCGACATCGTCCAGAACATGTTCCTCGGCCGTGAGGAGACCTCGACGGGTACGTTCGACGAGGGTCGCATGGAGCGCGACGCGTCGGACGCCCTCCGCTCGCTGTCCGTGCGCACCGTCAAGTCGGTACGACAGAAGGTGTCGTCGCTGTCCGGCGGGCAGCGCCAGACCGTGGCGATCGCGCGCGCGGTCCTGAAGAAGGCGCGCGTGGTCATCCTCGACGAGCCGACCGCGGCCCTCGGCATCGCGCAGACCGCGCAGGTGCTCGACCTCGTCAAGCGCCTCGCCGGCCAGGGCGTCGCGGTCATCATCATCAGCCACAACCTGGCCGACGTCTTCGAGGTCGCGGACGACATCGCCGTCCTCTACCTCGGCCAGATGGTCGCCCAGGTCGACGCCGACAAGACGAGCCGCGACGACGTCGTGGGCTACATCACCGGTACCAAGACGATGACCGGCGCCCCGGTCATCGACACCACCGCGATCGCGACGGGAGGAGCGCAATGA
- a CDS encoding sugar ABC transporter permease gives MTTTERTEAAPDPLSSDLIGSGVEGGLGDQMSAWWQRVRGGDMGSLPAIGGFVVLSILFTILSPYFLTAGNFANLINQAATLVMLGMALVFVLLLGEIDLSAGVTGGVGMAIFVVLVDVAHWNWVLSLVLAFVFGIATGALIGFLVARVGIPSFVVTLGLFLGYQGVALSVIGSGGLYRIQVPALIALQNGNLPVWAGWAMLAIMLAISAGTSFWDRARRTRAGVPNRAISLLWIKLAVILVLGGVVVYILNLDRSQSVVPVQGVPIVVPVVLVILWVGTFVLDRTKYGRYIYAIGGNAEAARRAGVKVRWIKWWAFVCCSTLAVFAGLLSATRVGSVDASAGRDIVLSGVAAAVVGGVSLFGGKGRLMNAAVGALVIAVITNGLGLLNLPAGVNFVVTGVVLILAATVDALSRLRSGGARI, from the coding sequence ATGACCACCACGGAACGCACCGAGGCGGCCCCTGACCCGCTGTCGAGCGACCTCATCGGCAGCGGCGTCGAGGGCGGCCTCGGCGACCAGATGTCGGCGTGGTGGCAGCGCGTGCGCGGGGGCGACATGGGATCGCTTCCCGCCATCGGCGGCTTCGTCGTGCTCAGCATCCTGTTCACGATCCTGAGCCCGTACTTCCTCACGGCCGGCAACTTCGCCAACCTGATCAACCAGGCGGCCACGCTCGTCATGCTCGGCATGGCGCTCGTCTTCGTGCTGCTCCTCGGCGAGATCGACCTCTCGGCGGGCGTCACGGGCGGCGTCGGCATGGCGATCTTCGTCGTGCTGGTGGATGTCGCCCACTGGAACTGGGTGCTCTCGCTCGTCCTCGCGTTCGTCTTCGGCATCGCGACCGGCGCCCTGATCGGCTTTCTCGTGGCGCGCGTCGGCATCCCGTCGTTCGTCGTGACGCTGGGTCTGTTCCTCGGCTACCAAGGTGTCGCGCTGTCGGTGATCGGCTCGGGTGGGCTGTACCGCATCCAGGTTCCCGCGCTCATCGCCCTCCAGAACGGGAATCTCCCCGTCTGGGCCGGCTGGGCGATGCTCGCGATCATGCTGGCGATCTCCGCCGGGACGTCGTTCTGGGACCGCGCTCGGCGCACCCGCGCCGGCGTGCCGAACCGTGCGATCTCGCTCCTGTGGATCAAGCTCGCCGTGATCCTGGTCCTCGGCGGGGTCGTCGTGTACATCCTGAACCTCGACCGCTCGCAGTCCGTGGTCCCCGTCCAGGGCGTGCCGATCGTCGTTCCGGTGGTGCTCGTCATCCTGTGGGTCGGCACGTTCGTGCTCGACCGCACGAAGTACGGCCGCTACATCTACGCGATCGGCGGCAACGCCGAGGCCGCCCGCCGCGCGGGCGTCAAGGTGCGCTGGATCAAATGGTGGGCGTTCGTGTGCTGTTCGACGCTGGCCGTCTTCGCGGGACTGCTCAGTGCGACGCGCGTCGGCTCGGTGGATGCCTCAGCCGGCCGTGACATCGTGCTGAGCGGTGTCGCCGCGGCGGTCGTCGGCGGCGTCAGCCTGTTCGGCGGCAAGGGGCGTCTCATGAACGCCGCCGTCGGTGCGCTCGTCATCGCGGTGATCACGAACGGCCTGGGTCTGCTCAACCTGCCGGCGGGTGTGAACTTCGTCGTGACCGGCGTCGTGCTGATCCTCGCCGCCACGGTGGACGCGCTCTCGCGGCTGCGATCCGGCGGAGCGAGAATCTAG
- a CDS encoding ATP-binding cassette domain-containing protein, whose amino-acid sequence MKASQPPRRTRVLTMTGIGKHFGAVKALTDVDFWVNEGEVVALVGDNGAGKSTLVKVLAGVHPPDAGSIEFDGEVVEIGSPADAQDLGIATVFQDLALCDNLDVVANLWLGREMLDGRFLDEVEMEQRTWTLLRELSARLPSVRTPVSTLSGGQRQTVAIARSLIGDPRVVILDEPTAALGVAQSAEVLNLIETLRERGHGVILISHNMADVLAVADRVVVLRLGRNNGVYNVVDVTSETLIAAITGAMDHSHLPQTRPPVTKTPDNVIDLPAKGARRPRRKGDA is encoded by the coding sequence ATGAAGGCCTCGCAGCCTCCGCGCCGCACGCGCGTGCTCACCATGACGGGCATCGGCAAGCACTTCGGCGCCGTGAAGGCGCTGACCGACGTCGACTTCTGGGTCAACGAGGGCGAGGTCGTCGCGCTGGTCGGCGACAACGGCGCCGGCAAGTCGACGCTCGTGAAGGTGCTCGCGGGCGTCCACCCGCCCGACGCGGGCAGCATCGAGTTCGACGGCGAGGTCGTGGAGATCGGATCGCCGGCGGACGCGCAGGATCTCGGCATCGCGACCGTCTTCCAGGATCTCGCCCTGTGCGACAACCTCGACGTCGTCGCGAACCTCTGGCTCGGCCGCGAGATGCTCGACGGACGCTTCCTCGACGAGGTCGAGATGGAGCAGCGCACCTGGACGCTGCTGCGAGAGCTGTCCGCGCGCCTGCCCTCCGTGCGGACGCCGGTCTCGACGCTCTCGGGAGGTCAGCGCCAGACGGTGGCGATCGCGCGCTCGCTCATCGGCGATCCGCGGGTCGTCATCCTCGACGAGCCGACCGCGGCGCTCGGCGTCGCCCAGTCGGCGGAGGTGCTGAACCTCATCGAGACGCTGCGCGAGCGCGGGCACGGCGTCATCCTGATCAGCCACAACATGGCCGACGTGCTGGCTGTCGCCGACCGCGTCGTCGTGCTGCGGCTCGGACGCAACAACGGCGTGTACAACGTGGTCGACGTCACGAGCGAGACGCTCATCGCGGCCATCACAGGCGCGATGGATCACTCGCACCTCCCGCAGACCAGGCCCCCGGTGACCAAGACCCCGGACAACGTCATCGATCTGCCCGCGAAAGGCGCGCGGCGTCCGCGCAGGAAGGGCGACGCATGA
- a CDS encoding sugar ABC transporter substrate-binding protein produces the protein MKKRSILAVAALTGAAAVMLAGCSGTGSGGSSATSSGAAAGKRACVILPDAASSPRWENFDRKYLQDGLTAAGFQADIQNAQGDTNKYSTIADQQMSKGCGVMLLVDYNGAGAGVASKAKAQGIPVIAYDRPISGADYYVSFDNTKVGELEGQSIVDGLKAAGKDPATAKVVYMGGDPTDGNAKMFHDGANQAMSAAGIKPAAEPPGVWDQAKSQTNFEQALTSLGGHVDAVWVANDTNAAGVIKVLQNNNLKGVPVSGQDASTAGLQNVLLGWQTATVYKPVKEEATAATALAVALLKGQKPSVDKKLADGTPYVAVTPQLVGPNDVEKVVQAGDASASDLCTGDVAAACAKYGVK, from the coding sequence ATGAAGAAGCGTTCCATCCTCGCGGTGGCAGCCCTCACGGGTGCGGCCGCGGTCATGCTGGCCGGGTGTTCCGGCACGGGCTCCGGCGGCTCGTCCGCGACGAGCTCCGGTGCGGCCGCCGGCAAGCGCGCGTGCGTGATCCTGCCGGACGCGGCCTCGTCGCCCCGCTGGGAGAACTTCGACCGCAAGTACCTGCAGGACGGCCTGACGGCTGCCGGTTTCCAGGCCGACATCCAGAACGCGCAGGGCGACACCAACAAGTACTCGACCATCGCCGACCAGCAGATGAGCAAGGGCTGCGGCGTCATGCTCCTCGTCGACTACAACGGCGCAGGCGCGGGTGTGGCGTCGAAGGCCAAGGCCCAGGGCATCCCGGTCATCGCCTACGACCGCCCCATCTCGGGCGCGGACTACTACGTGTCGTTCGACAACACCAAGGTCGGCGAGCTCGAGGGCCAGTCGATCGTCGACGGCCTGAAGGCGGCCGGCAAGGACCCGGCGACCGCCAAGGTCGTGTACATGGGCGGCGACCCGACCGACGGCAACGCCAAGATGTTCCACGATGGCGCCAACCAGGCGATGTCGGCCGCGGGCATCAAGCCGGCGGCGGAGCCCCCGGGGGTGTGGGACCAGGCCAAGTCGCAGACCAACTTCGAGCAGGCGCTGACCTCGCTCGGAGGGCACGTCGACGCGGTGTGGGTCGCCAACGACACCAACGCGGCCGGCGTCATCAAGGTCCTGCAGAACAACAACCTGAAGGGTGTGCCGGTCTCCGGCCAGGACGCCAGCACGGCGGGCCTGCAGAACGTCCTGCTGGGTTGGCAGACGGCCACGGTCTACAAGCCCGTCAAGGAGGAGGCGACCGCTGCGACGGCCCTCGCAGTGGCGCTGCTGAAGGGCCAGAAGCCGAGCGTCGACAAGAAGCTGGCCGACGGCACCCCGTACGTCGCCGTCACGCCGCAGCTGGTCGGCCCGAACGACGTCGAGAAGGTCGTGCAGGCGGGTGACGCGTCCGCGTCCGACCTCTGCACCGGCGACGTCGCCGCCGCCTGCGCGAAGTACGGCGTCAAGTAA